GAAGACGAAGCCATTCAAAATATTGTGGTTATTGGGGCTGGAGCAATTGGAATTGAGATGGCAGAAGCTGTTAAGCGCAGAGGGAAAAGCGTTGATTTAATTGAGAAAAAAGCGACTTGTATGAGCAATTATTTTGATCCCTGGTTTAGTGAAGACATGGATGCTTGCTTAATGGATAATGACATTCATTTACACTATTCGGAAGAGGTTTTAGCATTTCAAGGGGAAGAGTTTGTTGAACAAGTTGTCACGAATAAAGCTGTTTATCAAGCCGATTTAGTTTTAATTGCGATAGGATTTCAACCAAATACTGGATTAGGAAAGAATAAAATTCGACTATCTGAACAGGGTGCATTTAAAGTCAATTTGAAACAGGAAACCAATCTACCAGGCGTGTATGCAATTGGGGATTGCGCGACCATTTATAGCAATGCACTAGAAAAAGATACTTACATTCCACGAGCAACAAATGCGGTTCGAAGTGGAATGATCGCCGGTTCAACTATTTCAGGTATTGATTTGGAATCAACAGGTACTCAAGGAACAACTGGGATTTCGATTTTTGGTTATAATATGGTTGCGACTGGTTTAAATTTAAGCGAAGCAAAAAAAGCGCGGTTTGACGTTTTATATACGGAATTTGAAGACTTACAGAAACCTATTTTTATGGAGGAAAACCATTCCGTTAAAGTCCGGATTGTTTATGACAAAAACACAAGACGTATTTTAGGAGCTCAATTGGCTTCGTATCACGATATTTCCATGGGGATTCATTTCTTTTCCTTAGCAATTGAAGAAAAAGTGACGATTGATAAATTGAAACTCACCGATATATTCTTTTTACCGCACTTCAACCAACCGTATAACTATATTACGATGGCAGCTTTGGGAGCGAAATAACTGAAATTGATAAAGAAATAAAATCAAAAAATAACTGCCATTGAACTGAATATAAAAATATATAGGAAAAGAATTTAATAGACTACGTTTAAGAATTATGAATAAGAAATAGCATGTAATCCACCTTTATAAGAGGATTACTTTTTATGAATAGAATCTGAATCTTATTGGCTTAATTTAACAACGGTTGAATTAAGCTATTTATTTTTCCTTATTATTAAACACCAATTTAGGGTATAATAGGAAGAAGAAAATACAGTACTTGGAGGATTTATGAAGAAAGATATTTATGTAGTTGGTGCAGTTATACTAGAAAATGGAAAAATACTTTGTGCTCAAAGAGGAATGACTAAATCACTTGGTAATATGTGGGAGTTTCCAGGCGGGAAAATTGAAGAAGGTGAAACTCCACAAGGGGCATTAAGGCGAGAAATTGAAGAGGAAATGCTTTGTACAGTTGAAATTGGTGACTTGATAGAAGAAACTGTTTATGAGTATGATTTTGGAGTTGTCCACTTAACTACATTTTATTGTAAGTTGTTAAAAGGACGACCAACTTTAACTGAACATATTGCTATCGAGTGGCTAAAGCCTAATGAGTTAGAAAAGTTAGAATGGGCACCTGCTGATATTCCAGCAGTAAATAAAATTATGAAGGACTTTTAAGGAGAAAAATAATGGATAATTTTATTGGACAGTTAAAAGAATCACTCCACAAAGGTTTTATAGATAGTAGTGCTACTATGTTAGAAACATACAAACCTGAATTACTTATAAATAATAGAGAAAAAAATGAAACGGTTTTAGCAACATTGTTAGATGAATTAGAAAACTGTAACACATTTATATTTTCTGTGGCTTTTATTACAGAAAGTGGATTAGCATCTTTAAAGGCCCATTTATTAAATCTTAAAAGTAAAGGTATATCAGGACGCATTTTAACCTCTTATTATTTAAGTTTCAATAATCCTAGAGTATTTAAAGAACTGATGAAACTTGATAATGTCGAAGTACGGCTGACAGATTCTCCAGGATTCCACGCAAAAGGCTATCTTTTTGATAATGGAGAGTACTCTTCAGTTATCATAGGAAGTTCAAATTTGACCATGAATGCACTAAAAGTAAATTACGAATGGAATATAAAGTTAACTTCTCATGAAAATGGAGAGATTGTAAAAAGTTTGAATCAACAAATAAGTACATTATGGGAAGAGTCTATTGAGCTAACAGAAGAGTGGATAAGCAAGTATGAATTAATGTATACACCAATTGTAAATACTAAAAAAGTTGACCAATTAAATTATCAACCAAAGAAAATAACTTATAAAGAATTAGCTGAATTGGAAGAAGAAGAGTGTAGTGAATATTCGATTTCAGATAAAGAATACTTTATAAAACCAAATAAAATGCAAAAAAAAGCTTTAAAATCAATAGAAGAGGTTCGGAATAATGGTGAAAATAAAGCCTTAGTTATTTCAGCAACTGGTACTGGAAAAACTTATTTGTCGGCTTTTGATGTTCGTGATTTTAAGCCAAAGCGCATGCTTTTTATAGTTCATAGAGAGCAAATTTTAAGAAAAGCCAAGTCAGACTTTCAGAAAATTATTGGTGGATCGGAAGAAGATTTCGGGATATTGTCTGGGAACTCTAAAAATACCAGTGCAAAGTATTTATTTGCAACAATTCATACTATTTCAAAAGATTCTACATTAAAAGAATTTTCTGCGGAAACATTTGATTATATATTGATTGATGAAGTGCATAAAGCTGGTGCTAACTCTTATTTGAAAGTTTTAGACTATTTTACACCAAATTTTTTATTGGGTATGACCGCAACGCCAGAAAGAACAGATAATTTTAATATTTATGATCTGTTTAACTATAATATTGCTTATGAGATTAGATTACAAGAAGCATTAGAAGAGGATATGCTGTGCCCTTTTCATTATTTTGGAGTAACAGATTATGTTTACGAAGGGAAAAAGGATGATGATACTAGTGTATTGTCTAAAATTGCACCGGAAGAACATGTAAATCACATTATTGAAAAAATAGCTTATTATGGTTTCTCCGGAGATAAAGTTCGCGGACTAATTTTTTGTAGTAGGACAAGTGAAGCTGTAGAGCTTTCTAGTTTGTTGAATGAGCGTGGTTTTAGGACAACATCATTAATTGGGGCTGACTTGCCAGAACATAGGGAAGAAAAAATTACAGAATTAGAGAGTGGTCAATTAGACTATATTATTACTGTAGATATTTTTAACGAAGGCATTGACATACCAAGCGTTAATCAAGTTATAATGTTGCGACAAACTAAATCTAGTATTATATTTATTCAACAGCTTGGTCGGGGATTACGTAAAGATGAAAGTAAAGAATTTGTAACAATTATAGATTTTATTGGAAATTATAAAACTAACTACTTAATTCCAATTGCTTTATCTGGTGATAATTCATTTAATAAAGATAATATTAGACGTGATATGCTTGATATGAACTACATTAAAGGAATTTCAACAATCAACTTTGAAACAGTTGCTAAAAAACGCATATTTGATTCTATTAGTGATAGTAATTTAACTAATTTAAAAAAATTGAAGGATTCTTATGAAGCTTTAAAAAATAGAATTGGTAGAGTTCCATATTTAATTGATTATATAAAGAATTTTTCCGTTGATCCATTAGTATTAATAAATAGCAGTCATACTAATTATCATTTATTTCTAAGTAAATTAAAAGAAAATCCGTCAACTCTTACAGAATATGAGAATCAAGTTTTAACAATGCTTTCAATAGAAATATTAAATGGAAAAAGAGTGCATGAACTCATATTATTAAATAAGTTGGAGCAAAATAAGAAAATTTCTATGCTCGAATATAAAGAATTACTAGATAATAAAGAGTATATCTCTGATGAAGCAACAATTCAGTCAGCAGTTAATATTTTGAATCTTTCATTTTTTAAAGATGGAACAAAATCTAAGTATGGCAGCCAACCGCTAATTAGGTTAACTGATGGAAATACATTAGTATTTACAGATCAAGTGGAAAAATCACTTGAAAATAATAACTATTTTAGAAATCTTTTCAAAGATATATTATCGGTAGGTTTTAAGAAAAATGAAGATTATGTAGCTAATAGTCCTCTGACATTGTATAAAAAATATACTCGAAAAGATGTATGTAGATTATTAAATTGGGAGAAAGATGAACAGTCAACAATGTATGGCTATCTCGTTAAACATGATACTTGCCCTATTTTTATTACCTATCATAAATCAGATGAGGTTGAATCAAGCATTAATTATGGGGATGAATTTTTAAATCCGGATGTATTAAGGTGGTTTACTAAAAGTAGAAGAACATTAGAGTCAAAAGATGTTAAAAAAATTATTAATGCAGAAAAAAATAGAGTTAAAATTCATATTTTTGTGAAAAAAGATAATGATGAAGGAACTGACTTCTATTATTTAGGTGAAGCTAAAGTTAATAATGACTCGGTTGAAGAAGGTCAAATGAAGGGAAAAGAAGGCGAATTATTAAGCGTAGTCCATATGGATATGGTTATGGAAAATACGTTAGATGCCAAAATATATAGTTATTTAAAGACAGAATAAGAATTAAGAGAAAGCCTTTCAAAGTATTTAGTTTGAGAGGCTTTCTTTTTTACGTCCTCAAAATGTCTTCTATGATACCTAAATCATTTCCATATTAAATGACAGTAGTTTGTTCAATAACAAAATTATAGTTAGTTTATTCTTAGTTAATTTCTATTTTTATTTTAGTCAGCCTAATCCCAAACCAAAAAAGTACCTCGCAAAATCAGCGAGGCACTTATTTCCCCAAAGGGTCTAATTTTTATAAATATCGTCCAGTAATTTAAAATCTTTTTTTATCATCAATTTCAAGATTTCAGCGGTTTCGTCTGTCACATCGCCATCTTTAATATACGCGTAACTTTCTTCATAGATAACTTCCTCTAAAATATGTTGGAAAGTCTTTTCCAACGAAGAGTTTTTATTGGCTTCATCAATACCAAGTAAGTAATCTGCAGAAACGTTAAAGATTGTAGCCATTTTCTTAATCATCTCTAAGGACGGTTGATTGACATCTTTTTCATAAGCACTAATTGCATTCTGCTTTAAAAATAATAAATCTGCCAACTGTGCTTGAGTTAAGCCTTTCTTTTGGCGTAACATCTTAATTTTTTCTCCAAGAGTCATGGTTTGGTCACTCCTTCAATTTATCCTATTACAGGGTAACCTCAGAATAGGGCTACCTTAAGTCTATCTAATACTATTCAAATAAATAATAGCATTAACTGCGATTGTTTATTGTATAAAATAGGGAAATATGATATATTATCTTTAGTATCATTTAAAACGATTAATTGTTTAGTTAAATCATTTAAACTGATGATATCGGGTTAAAGGACAGTTTTGGCTGGAAACATAGACAAGTGAAGGATTAGTATCGGCGGATTACTAAAGCTTGCTTTGTTTTTACTAGATAGTTCAAGCGCTATTGGCTTTGCTAGGGCTAATTGGTAGCGCTTGAATTTGTTTATGATGGAGGTAATTTAGTTTGGAAAGGAGTCACTAAAAGTCAGTGTTGAAAGGTGGAAAATAAGATGAGAGATGAGCGAACCTTAAATTTAACAGAACAAGCATTAAAGATCATTTTACACGCAGGTGATGGCAAACTATTAACCACAGAAGCATTAAAACATCTAGAAAATGGTGAAAGTATGCAGGCCGAAAAAAAGTTGGATCAAGCCCAGGAAAGTTTGAGAATTGCTAGAGGGACTCAGATGGATGTCATTCAAATGGAAACTAACGGTCAAAAAGTACCTCATCTACATTTATTTGCCCATGCCCAAGATATTCTAATGACGGCAACTAGTGAATGGACTATGGCAACCCACATAGCTGTTCTAGTTAATAAAGAGGATACATAGGATATGGGATTAAATTTGAGAATTCAAGAGGTTATTAATCTTTTGAAGCTTTTTTTGTTGGCTTTTAAAGAGAAGAGTTGAATTCGTTAGTTGTAAATAAATAGTAAGGTTCGTAGCAATCGGTTGTTAATCAAATGAATTTCTCTAGTTTTGATCAATATTATTATATTTAATTTGATTTTATGGAATATTGACATATTTTTAAAACGTATGTTACTCTTATTAAGGGTAAAGGGAATTATTTCGTGAAAATTAGGCGATCAGGAAGAAAATGAACGTAATTGTTATAAAGAATCAGGCTATTCATTCATATGCCCTTTTATGCTAGTAACATAGAAATAAAACCAAAAATATACTTATTAAGAGGAATGTGAAATTGAATCTTTCCGGCTAGATAGCTTTGTGAAAGTACCAAAGAAGGAGAGGATAACGTGAGCAAAAAGAAAAAAATTGGGTTTAGTAGTTTTGTACTTATTTGTATAGGATTGTTCGTTCTAGCAGTACAATTTTCAGCGAATCAAAGGCTTAAAGCGCTTGAAACCAACGAGGATAAAAATCCCTTAATTGAGTTAGTGATGGATTCAGAAGAGTTGCTAAAAGATAATGAGTTTAATTTGACTGTTTTGGTTAGTCCAGATGTAACTAAAGACATTGTATTGCCCATACCTGAAGATCTTACTTTTATGACGGAACAAATGGAAAGCGAAGATTACCAAGTGACTTATGACTCTACTAGTCGGTTAATGACGATTGAACTTAGTCCTATTGAAGAGGTAGAATCAGAAAATAATTCTGCTACAGAAGCTCTTGTGCAAAATAAAGCTGAAAGGAAACCATTAGTGATTCCCTTAGCATTTAAGGTTGAAAATACCGGGGAATATACATTAGAAGCGAAAACCATTTACCAAGAAAATTCTTTATCCTCTAACCAAGTAACTTTTTCTGTAACAGAGACCCAAGAAAAGTTAGAGTTGGAAACCGATGAGGAATTAGAAGAACCAATTATAGACGCACCAACAGTTGATGAGAATGCACCGACACTTTTAAGAAGTCCAAAGTCAGCTGTTGCAAACGTTGGGACATGGGATGAATTTGGTGCAGCAATTAATGATCCTAGTGTTAATGAAATCAACTTAACTGCTAATATTTATCAGCAATCCTGGAACTTGACTAAGTTGAATATTTTAACTCGTAGCCTAACAATTAACGGGAATAATTTTAGGCTTGACTTGGAATCTAAAGGAATTCAGTTAGGCATTGTTCCTGTAGAGACGCAATTAACTGTAGATAATGTTAAGATTAATAAAACTGTAAGTGCGCATATTCCAATTTTTAATGCAGTTACTGGAGCATCAGGTTCAGGTACTAATTGGGTCATTAATATCTCAAATGTACTGACAGATGAGGAAAATGAATCGGGGCTTATTGGAGCAGTTAATGCAACTGTTATTTTAAGAGAAACAAATAACTTGCATTTAAGGGCAGCAACATCCCAATTAAATGTTCAAAAGCTTATTTTTGAAGAAAATTCAATTTTCAAAAGTCGTTCAAGATTGGCTAATGGAATCCAGCCTACTACTTTAAGTGCCATTGCAATTACAAATGGCACAATTTTAGTCAAAAAAAATGCTAAAGTCTCGATTATCAACGATGGAAAGTCTAAAGAGAAGGCTGGGAAGCCAGTTCAGTCAAGCTCAAGTGCTATTGCTGGTAGTATTTCAAATTTTACAATGGAACCTGATTCAGAAGTTTTAACGGAAGCTAATATTTATAGCTATCGCACAACAATTAAAAATACGTTCACTATGACTGGTGGAGCTAAATTTGAAGCAATCGGAACTGCTAATTCAATATTTGTCTCAGCTGAAAATGTTGGCAAGGGAGCCGGAGTTCCAGCTACGATTAATATTAGTGGAGCCAGAACGAGTTTTATACTATCATCACATAGAATAGGCTCTTCGGAGGATGGGGCAGTGATACGTATACAAGGTGATGGAAGTGTTTTTAATGTCACAGATGATGCAGAAGTAAATGTTACTAAAAGAATAAGTTACTCTAAATTAAAAGGAAGTGCTCCAGTAGTCAGGATGGATGGAAAGGATAATCATATCAATATAAATACTGGTGGAAAATTTATTCTACATAATACTGGGAGTGATGGACCAAATGATGGACTTGGTAGTTCTGGAAATCAAGGATTGCTTTTTACTGGTGGAAATGGAGCGGTCTTTAATTTAAAAGATGCTGGTAGCAGTGCTGAGATACGAGCTAACTATGGTCCAGCACTAGTTTCAACTGGGAGTTCTAAAATTATAGCTGGAGAAGGGACTATTTTTAAAATGCGCGGTAGGACAAAGAGTAAAGCTGGTGCTCTTTTTAATACCGCTACATCTGAAATTACTGTTGATCGTCCATTGTTTTTTGACTTTAGAAATGATCAATATGACGGTGCAAAAGGAACTATTTTTAATGCAACGGCTGGATCAACGTTCACCTCAATTCAATCGGACTTAAGTGTTTGGCCACATGAGACTAATTTAAATGCAAGTCCAGCTAAAAACTGGTCATTATTTGATTACAAATTAAGTGGAGCTAATTTTACTAAAATTGATTCAACCAACGTACCGAATGAATTTAATACAGGTGCCAATTCTTTTGGTTCAACAGGTGCATCAGCTTATAGTCGAATGACTGGAGGTAAGGTGCGTGCGGTTGTAGATGAGCTTCGTGCTCCAACAAATGCGGATAAATCCATTTTTGGTCATGTGACAATTCCGCTAGATGGTGAAAATGGTCGGGATGCTTTTACCGATGAAGCTTTTGTTGTGGTGAAGTTAACGAAAGTCAACGGCAAATCACAAGAGCTAACAGGTCGGACGATTGGGAAAAATAATAATAATCTAGGATTAAGTGTTTATGGCGAAGCTAGTCGGGGTGGAATGTTCAAAATTCCAGTCCCGAATGATGTCTTTTTAGAGACAGGTGATAAAATTGAAGTAGTCAGGGCTTGGCGTGGTGGAGCTGATTCAAACTCAAATAGAGTTCATCATAGTTTACCAGAGGATTTAGTCGCACCAAATCGAACAACTTTTGATATTACACCACCTAATCCAGCGGTTATTACTAATAGTAGAGTAGTAGACAACGCGACGAAACAAATTAGCGGAAAAGCCAATGAACCTGGTAGTGAAGTGGAAATTAGCGTAAATGGTGTCGACTTAGCAACAACTACAACGGTTCAACCAAATGGAACTTTTGTTTTTAACTTGCCTCATTACCTTGAAAAAGACGATCTGGTTCAAGTGAAGCTACGTGACCATGCGGGATTAGCTAGTACCGTTGGTGTGGATCACCCACCTAGTACAAATAACGCTGTTGGTAATGGTAATCCAACAACAAATTTAACTTTCCATGATCAGGTTTTTATGGGCGCTCCAAGCGTAATAGTAAAGGATGTTTTACCAGATACAAACAAGGCAGTAAAATCAGTGGTGGTTGACAATAGTAAAAATGCCACACAAATTGGTTCAATCTTAACTTATACTATTGATGTAGAAAATAATAAACCTGCAGCCAT
This Carnobacterium maltaromaticum DSM 20342 DNA region includes the following protein-coding sequences:
- a CDS encoding PTS lactose/cellobiose transporter subunit IIA — its product is MRDERTLNLTEQALKIILHAGDGKLLTTEALKHLENGESMQAEKKLDQAQESLRIARGTQMDVIQMETNGQKVPHLHLFAHAQDILMTATSEWTMATHIAVLVNKEDT
- a CDS encoding helix-turn-helix domain-containing protein, which encodes MTLGEKIKMLRQKKGLTQAQLADLLFLKQNAISAYEKDVNQPSLEMIKKMATIFNVSADYLLGIDEANKNSSLEKTFQHILEEVIYEESYAYIKDGDVTDETAEILKLMIKKDFKLLDDIYKN
- a CDS encoding pectate lyase-like adhesive domain-containing protein, whose translation is MSKKKKIGFSSFVLICIGLFVLAVQFSANQRLKALETNEDKNPLIELVMDSEELLKDNEFNLTVLVSPDVTKDIVLPIPEDLTFMTEQMESEDYQVTYDSTSRLMTIELSPIEEVESENNSATEALVQNKAERKPLVIPLAFKVENTGEYTLEAKTIYQENSLSSNQVTFSVTETQEKLELETDEELEEPIIDAPTVDENAPTLLRSPKSAVANVGTWDEFGAAINDPSVNEINLTANIYQQSWNLTKLNILTRSLTINGNNFRLDLESKGIQLGIVPVETQLTVDNVKINKTVSAHIPIFNAVTGASGSGTNWVINISNVLTDEENESGLIGAVNATVILRETNNLHLRAATSQLNVQKLIFEENSIFKSRSRLANGIQPTTLSAIAITNGTILVKKNAKVSIINDGKSKEKAGKPVQSSSSAIAGSISNFTMEPDSEVLTEANIYSYRTTIKNTFTMTGGAKFEAIGTANSIFVSAENVGKGAGVPATINISGARTSFILSSHRIGSSEDGAVIRIQGDGSVFNVTDDAEVNVTKRISYSKLKGSAPVVRMDGKDNHININTGGKFILHNTGSDGPNDGLGSSGNQGLLFTGGNGAVFNLKDAGSSAEIRANYGPALVSTGSSKIIAGEGTIFKMRGRTKSKAGALFNTATSEITVDRPLFFDFRNDQYDGAKGTIFNATAGSTFTSIQSDLSVWPHETNLNASPAKNWSLFDYKLSGANFTKIDSTNVPNEFNTGANSFGSTGASAYSRMTGGKVRAVVDELRAPTNADKSIFGHVTIPLDGENGRDAFTDEAFVVVKLTKVNGKSQELTGRTIGKNNNNLGLSVYGEASRGGMFKIPVPNDVFLETGDKIEVVRAWRGGADSNSNRVHHSLPEDLVAPNRTTFDITPPNPAVITNSRVVDNATKQISGKANEPGSEVEISVNGVDLATTTTVQPNGTFVFNLPHYLEKDDLVQVKLRDHAGLASTVGVDHPPSTNNAVGNGNPTTNLTFHDQVFMGAPSVIVKDVLPDTNKAVKSVVVDNSKNATQIGSILTYTIDVENNKPAAIATNWKAVTIEDQLDKALDPDLNSFALNGILIPETKVEFNEETRLLKVKVGDLGSNKKVKLTFNTRVNKTGINRTIFNKATIIGNSPREVEPFKVGPENPTAAKQKIQTISNKIANPGGPVFGVLELVSTPTTISFGEDLKIAPTKQRYPVTEMSGGLTVQDSRAVKASWSITARMTSILESAEGKKLPNAMHYTYNGIDQILGTDSIVVYQHTSTNEDPLSISDSWNVQEGLNLQIPAGRVYPGRYRGTIEWTLQDTPETK
- the nox gene encoding H2O-forming NADH oxidase, giving the protein MKKIVIIGSNHAGLAAINVIVNSGIEAELVVFDKNSNLSYLGCGTSLFVGKQVESINNLFYTSKDAYETKSSKIHINTEINKIDFIEKVVYAENQEKVEIKTEYDELILATGANPIELNLEGRDLKNIHTVKIFQDCQVVDQLLEDEAIQNIVVIGAGAIGIEMAEAVKRRGKSVDLIEKKATCMSNYFDPWFSEDMDACLMDNDIHLHYSEEVLAFQGEEFVEQVVTNKAVYQADLVLIAIGFQPNTGLGKNKIRLSEQGAFKVNLKQETNLPGVYAIGDCATIYSNALEKDTYIPRATNAVRSGMIAGSTISGIDLESTGTQGTTGISIFGYNMVATGLNLSEAKKARFDVLYTEFEDLQKPIFMEENHSVKVRIVYDKNTRRILGAQLASYHDISMGIHFFSLAIEEKVTIDKLKLTDIFFLPHFNQPYNYITMAALGAK
- a CDS encoding (deoxy)nucleoside triphosphate pyrophosphohydrolase codes for the protein MKKDIYVVGAVILENGKILCAQRGMTKSLGNMWEFPGGKIEEGETPQGALRREIEEEMLCTVEIGDLIEETVYEYDFGVVHLTTFYCKLLKGRPTLTEHIAIEWLKPNELEKLEWAPADIPAVNKIMKDF
- a CDS encoding DUF3427 domain-containing protein, producing MDNFIGQLKESLHKGFIDSSATMLETYKPELLINNREKNETVLATLLDELENCNTFIFSVAFITESGLASLKAHLLNLKSKGISGRILTSYYLSFNNPRVFKELMKLDNVEVRLTDSPGFHAKGYLFDNGEYSSVIIGSSNLTMNALKVNYEWNIKLTSHENGEIVKSLNQQISTLWEESIELTEEWISKYELMYTPIVNTKKVDQLNYQPKKITYKELAELEEEECSEYSISDKEYFIKPNKMQKKALKSIEEVRNNGENKALVISATGTGKTYLSAFDVRDFKPKRMLFIVHREQILRKAKSDFQKIIGGSEEDFGILSGNSKNTSAKYLFATIHTISKDSTLKEFSAETFDYILIDEVHKAGANSYLKVLDYFTPNFLLGMTATPERTDNFNIYDLFNYNIAYEIRLQEALEEDMLCPFHYFGVTDYVYEGKKDDDTSVLSKIAPEEHVNHIIEKIAYYGFSGDKVRGLIFCSRTSEAVELSSLLNERGFRTTSLIGADLPEHREEKITELESGQLDYIITVDIFNEGIDIPSVNQVIMLRQTKSSIIFIQQLGRGLRKDESKEFVTIIDFIGNYKTNYLIPIALSGDNSFNKDNIRRDMLDMNYIKGISTINFETVAKKRIFDSISDSNLTNLKKLKDSYEALKNRIGRVPYLIDYIKNFSVDPLVLINSSHTNYHLFLSKLKENPSTLTEYENQVLTMLSIEILNGKRVHELILLNKLEQNKKISMLEYKELLDNKEYISDEATIQSAVNILNLSFFKDGTKSKYGSQPLIRLTDGNTLVFTDQVEKSLENNNYFRNLFKDILSVGFKKNEDYVANSPLTLYKKYTRKDVCRLLNWEKDEQSTMYGYLVKHDTCPIFITYHKSDEVESSINYGDEFLNPDVLRWFTKSRRTLESKDVKKIINAEKNRVKIHIFVKKDNDEGTDFYYLGEAKVNNDSVEEGQMKGKEGELLSVVHMDMVMENTLDAKIYSYLKTE